A stretch of Euzebyales bacterium DNA encodes these proteins:
- the gmk gene encoding guanylate kinase has protein sequence MGSGSTTTAGDGSRIAVLSGPGGVGKGTVIAALRDRLEGWTVSVSATTRRPREGERDGVSYHFVTDAEFDRMIAEDELLEWARFGGNRYGTPWRSVREPLAAGRPILLELEINGALAVQKEFPQALLIFLHPPDLDTLVARMQGRGADDERRVAERMALGEWELAQASAFDHRVVNDDIDAAADEIARILAAGAG, from the coding sequence ATGGGATCGGGCAGCACCACGACGGCGGGTGACGGATCGCGGATCGCTGTCCTCAGTGGCCCCGGGGGCGTCGGCAAGGGCACGGTGATCGCCGCGCTGCGCGACAGGCTCGAGGGCTGGACCGTCTCGGTGTCGGCCACGACCCGCCGCCCGCGCGAGGGGGAGCGCGACGGTGTCTCCTACCACTTCGTGACGGATGCCGAGTTCGATCGCATGATCGCCGAGGACGAGCTGCTCGAGTGGGCCCGGTTCGGCGGCAACCGCTACGGCACGCCGTGGCGCAGCGTCCGGGAGCCGCTGGCGGCCGGCCGGCCCATCCTCTTGGAGCTGGAGATCAACGGTGCGCTGGCCGTCCAGAAGGAGTTCCCCCAGGCGTTGCTGATCTTCCTGCATCCGCCGGATCTGGACACACTGGTCGCGCGCATGCAGGGGCGGGGCGCTGACGACGAGCGGCGGGTGGCCGAACGCATGGCACTCGGGGAGTGGGAGCTGGCCCAGGCGTCGGCCTTCGATCACCGGGTGGTGAACGACGACATCGACGCGGCCGCCGACGAGATCGCCCGTATACTGGCTGCGGGCGCCGGTTGA